The following are encoded together in the Serratia odorifera genome:
- a CDS encoding peptide MFS transporter, with product MQSSNNTESRTFFGHPYPLGSLFFTEMWERFSFYGIRPLLILFMAATVYDGGMGLARENASAIVGIFAGSMYLAALPGGWLADNWLGQQKAVWYGSILIALGHLSIALSAIMGNNLFFIGLMFIVLGSGLFKTCISVMVGTLYKKGDARRDGGFSLFYMGINMGSFIAPLISGWLIRSHGWHWGFGIGGIGMLVALVIFRTFAVPAMKRYDSEVGLDSTWNSPVTKKKGVGAWLMVIAVAIVAVVALIAYGIVVVNPVAVASALVYVIAASVTLYFVYLFMFAGLNRKERARLLVCFILLISAAFFWSAFEQKPTSFNLFANDYTNRTIGSFEIPAVWFQSINALFIILLAPLFSWLWPALARNKVRLSSITKFVIGILFAAAGFGLMMMAAQHVLNNDGAGVSPLWLVGSILMLTLGELCLSPIGLATMTLLAPERMRGQMMGLWFCASALGNLAAGLIGGHVKADQLEMLPNLFARCSIALLICAAVLILLIVPIRRMLENTQGKKPQTLATDN from the coding sequence ATGCAATCCTCTAACAATACTGAAAGCCGCACCTTTTTCGGCCATCCCTATCCACTCGGTTCGCTGTTCTTTACCGAAATGTGGGAGCGGTTCTCGTTCTATGGCATTCGTCCGTTACTGATTCTGTTTATGGCCGCCACGGTGTATGACGGCGGTATGGGTCTGGCGCGCGAAAACGCATCGGCGATCGTCGGCATTTTTGCCGGTAGCATGTACCTGGCGGCGCTGCCCGGCGGTTGGCTGGCGGATAACTGGCTCGGCCAGCAAAAAGCGGTGTGGTACGGGTCAATCCTGATTGCCCTTGGTCACCTGTCGATCGCCCTGTCGGCGATCATGGGCAACAACCTGTTCTTTATCGGCCTGATGTTTATCGTACTGGGTTCCGGCCTGTTCAAGACCTGCATTTCGGTGATGGTCGGTACGCTGTACAAGAAAGGCGATGCCCGCCGCGACGGCGGTTTTTCGCTGTTCTACATGGGCATCAATATGGGCTCATTTATTGCGCCATTGATTTCCGGCTGGCTGATCCGTTCCCATGGTTGGCATTGGGGTTTTGGCATCGGCGGTATCGGTATGCTGGTGGCCCTGGTTATCTTCCGTACCTTCGCGGTACCGGCCATGAAACGCTATGACAGTGAAGTAGGCCTGGACTCGACCTGGAATAGCCCGGTAACCAAGAAAAAAGGCGTTGGCGCCTGGTTGATGGTGATTGCCGTGGCGATTGTCGCCGTCGTCGCGCTGATTGCCTACGGCATTGTGGTGGTGAACCCGGTCGCCGTGGCCAGCGCGCTGGTTTACGTTATCGCCGCCTCGGTAACGCTGTATTTCGTTTATCTGTTCATGTTCGCCGGCCTGAACCGCAAAGAACGCGCTCGGTTACTGGTCTGCTTTATCCTGCTGATCTCGGCGGCCTTCTTCTGGTCGGCGTTTGAACAGAAACCGACCTCGTTCAACCTGTTCGCCAACGATTACACTAACCGTACCATCGGCAGTTTTGAAATCCCGGCGGTCTGGTTCCAGTCTATCAACGCCCTGTTTATCATCCTGCTGGCACCGCTGTTCAGCTGGCTCTGGCCGGCGCTGGCACGCAACAAGGTGCGTCTGAGCAGCATCACCAAATTCGTGATCGGCATTCTGTTTGCCGCTGCGGGCTTCGGCCTGATGATGATGGCCGCACAGCACGTACTGAACAACGACGGTGCCGGCGTTTCCCCCCTGTGGCTGGTGGGCAGCATTCTGATGCTGACGCTGGGTGAGCTGTGTCTGAGCCCGATCGGTCTGGCGACCATGACATTGCTGGCGCCGGAGAGAATGCGTGGCCAAATGATGGGGCTGTGGTTCTGCGCCAGCGCCCTGGGCAACCTGGCTGCCGGCCTGATCGGCGGCCACGTTAAGGCCGATCAGTTGGAGATGCTGCCTAACCTGTTTGCCCGCTGCTCCATCGCCTTGCTGATTTGCGCAGCGGTACTGATTCTGTTGATCGTACCTATTCGCCGTATGCTGGAAAATACCCAAGGCAAAAAACCGCAGACCTTGGCGACCGATAACTGA
- a CDS encoding Kdo(2)-lipid IV(A) acyltransferase — MTQVPSFNRSLLHPRYWLTWFGIGLLYLLVLLPYPVIYQLGTTLGRFSMRFLKRRVEIADRNLALCFPDMPKAEREALVVKNFESVGMGLFETGMAWFWPNWRIERWFTVSGLEHIQKARDNQQGVLLIGLHFLTLELGARIFGIHNPGIGVYRPHDNKLMDWLQTWGRMRSNKSMLDRKDVKGMIRALKQGDIIWYAPDHDYGPRSSVFAPLFAVDKAATTTGSYVLVRMGKPAIIPFTPRRLPDGKGYELIMQPAVENFPLDNELDAAAFMNKVVEKEILMAPDQYMWLHRRFKTRPEGEPSLY, encoded by the coding sequence ATGACGCAAGTTCCCTCTTTTAATCGATCTTTATTGCATCCTCGTTACTGGCTGACCTGGTTTGGCATTGGCCTGTTATACCTGCTGGTTTTGCTACCTTATCCGGTAATTTATCAGTTAGGCACCACTTTGGGCCGCTTCTCCATGCGCTTTTTAAAACGTCGGGTAGAAATCGCCGATCGCAATCTGGCGTTATGTTTCCCCGACATGCCGAAAGCGGAACGCGAAGCTTTAGTGGTGAAAAATTTTGAGTCGGTAGGTATGGGGTTGTTTGAAACCGGCATGGCCTGGTTCTGGCCAAACTGGCGTATCGAACGCTGGTTTACCGTTAGCGGGCTGGAGCATATACAAAAAGCGCGCGATAACCAGCAAGGGGTGTTGCTGATCGGATTGCATTTTCTGACGCTGGAGCTGGGTGCTCGTATCTTTGGCATTCACAATCCGGGTATCGGCGTTTATCGTCCGCATGACAATAAACTAATGGATTGGCTACAGACCTGGGGCCGCATGCGCTCCAACAAATCCATGCTGGATCGTAAAGACGTCAAGGGCATGATCCGCGCGCTGAAACAGGGCGATATCATCTGGTACGCGCCAGATCATGACTACGGCCCGCGCAGCAGCGTGTTTGCTCCGCTGTTTGCCGTCGACAAGGCCGCCACCACCACCGGCAGTTATGTGCTGGTGCGCATGGGCAAGCCGGCGATCATTCCATTTACCCCTCGTCGCCTGCCGGATGGCAAAGGCTATGAGCTGATCATGCAACCGGCGGTGGAAAACTTCCCGTTGGACAACGAACTGGACGCTGCGGCCTTTATGAACAAAGTGGTCGAAAAAGAGATCCTGATGGCGCCGGATCAGTATATGTGGCTGCACCGCCGCTTCAAAACCCGCCCGGAAGGCGAACCATCGCTGTATTGA
- a CDS encoding NADH:flavin oxidoreductase/NADH oxidase gives MSQLFQPITLGKLTLPNRIIIAPMCQYSAVHGSASEWHTMHLGHLAMSGAGLLIVEATAVAEEGRISPDDLGLWDDTTEQALAGVIQAVKKHATLPLGIQLGHAGRKASCAVPWAGGAQISQSSGGWQTIAPSEVPFHPHDEAPQAMSLERIATLKRQFVAAAKRADRLGFELIELHGAHGYLLHQFLSPLANQRTDQYGGSLQNRMRLLLEIFSEVRAVFPANKAVGVRISASDWVEGGWDEQQSVILAKELKELGCDYIHVSSGGLSAQQKIPVGPGYQVPFAATIKREVGMPTIAVGLITEPEQAETIIASGQADMVALARGILYNPRWPWHAAAKLGERASAPPQYWRSEPHAVKGLFKND, from the coding sequence ATGAGCCAGCTATTCCAACCGATTACCCTCGGCAAACTGACCTTGCCCAACCGCATCATCATCGCACCGATGTGCCAATATTCCGCCGTGCACGGCAGCGCCAGCGAATGGCACACCATGCACCTGGGGCATTTGGCAATGTCCGGCGCCGGACTGTTGATTGTTGAAGCGACCGCAGTGGCGGAGGAAGGGCGGATCTCACCGGACGATCTGGGTCTGTGGGACGACACAACCGAACAGGCACTGGCGGGAGTGATACAGGCGGTGAAAAAGCACGCCACCCTGCCGCTGGGCATCCAGCTTGGCCACGCCGGACGCAAAGCCTCCTGCGCGGTGCCCTGGGCCGGCGGCGCGCAAATCAGCCAGTCCAGCGGTGGTTGGCAAACCATTGCGCCTTCCGAGGTGCCATTCCATCCACATGACGAAGCGCCGCAAGCCATGAGTCTGGAGCGTATCGCCACGCTTAAACGGCAGTTTGTTGCAGCCGCAAAACGTGCCGACCGGCTGGGTTTCGAGTTGATTGAACTGCACGGCGCGCACGGCTACCTGCTGCATCAGTTTTTGTCGCCGCTGGCTAACCAGCGTACCGACCAGTATGGCGGCTCATTGCAAAACCGCATGCGTCTGCTGCTGGAGATTTTCAGTGAAGTCCGCGCGGTATTCCCGGCCAATAAAGCCGTCGGGGTTCGCATTTCCGCCAGTGACTGGGTGGAAGGCGGCTGGGACGAACAACAGTCGGTTATCTTGGCCAAAGAACTGAAGGAACTGGGGTGTGACTATATTCACGTTTCCAGCGGTGGTTTATCTGCGCAGCAGAAAATCCCGGTCGGGCCAGGCTATCAGGTGCCGTTCGCCGCAACCATCAAACGCGAAGTCGGCATGCCCACCATCGCCGTCGGCCTGATTACCGAACCGGAACAGGCAGAAACCATTATCGCCAGCGGGCAAGCCGATATGGTGGCCTTGGCGCGTGGTATACTTTATAACCCACGTTGGCCATGGCATGCGGCAGCCAAGTTGGGTGAGCGGGCCAGTGCGCCGCCACAGTACTGGCGTAGCGAACCACATGCGGTAAAAGGCCTGTTCAAAAACGATTAA
- a CDS encoding histidine kinase, translating to MGVLLGSLAAHWQSNPLLATAGVVLLAGVVSAGFTERHGGR from the coding sequence ATGGGCGTACTGTTAGGCAGTCTGGCTGCCCACTGGCAATCGAACCCGCTGCTGGCGACGGCTGGCGTGGTACTGTTGGCGGGCGTGGTGAGCGCCGGATTTACCGAACGTCATGGCGGACGCTGA
- a CDS encoding YciI family protein, producing the protein MFIVSLTYHRPIEEVDSLLDGHIIWLKKYFAQGDFIAAGRKNPRTGGVILVKSMARSQLDHILAQDPFTAVADYDVTEMAVTTTSSGFDALNGI; encoded by the coding sequence ATGTTCATTGTCAGCCTGACCTACCACCGCCCTATCGAAGAGGTCGACAGCCTGCTCGACGGGCACATCATCTGGTTGAAAAAGTACTTCGCCCAAGGTGATTTCATCGCCGCTGGCCGCAAGAATCCCCGCACCGGCGGCGTGATCCTGGTCAAGAGCATGGCGCGTAGCCAGTTAGACCACATTCTGGCGCAAGATCCCTTCACCGCCGTGGCAGACTATGATGTTACCGAGATGGCGGTCACCACCACCAGCAGCGGTTTTGACGCGTTAAACGGCATATAG
- the mdtG gene encoding multidrug efflux MFS transporter MdtG, which translates to MAPASAPINWKRNLFVTWLGCFLTGAAFSLIMPFLPLYVETLGVTGHQALNMWSGLVFSITFLFSAIASPFWGGLADRRGRKLMLLRSALGMAIVMVLMGMTQNIWQFLALRALLGLLGGFIPNANALIATQVPRNRSGWALGTLSTGGVSGALIGPLIGGLLADSYGLRPVFYITAAVLLVCFILTLFFVKERFTPVQKKDMLDARQVFSSLKNPRLILALFVTTMIIQVASGSIAPILTLYVRDLAGDIANLAFVSGLIASVPGVAALLSAPRLGKLGDRIGPERILVCMLIFSVLLLIPMALVQTPWQLGVLRFLLGAADGALLPAVQTLLIYNCTNQVAGRIFSYNQSFRDVGNVTGPLLGAAVSASYGFRAVFCVTAVVVLFNAVYSWWCLQRRRPKHHEDDSLQQEP; encoded by the coding sequence ATGGCTCCGGCATCTGCACCCATAAACTGGAAACGCAATCTGTTCGTCACCTGGCTCGGCTGCTTTCTGACTGGCGCCGCGTTCAGCCTGATCATGCCGTTCCTGCCGTTATACGTGGAAACCCTCGGCGTAACCGGCCACCAGGCGTTGAATATGTGGTCAGGACTGGTATTCAGTATCACCTTTTTGTTTTCTGCCATTGCCTCACCGTTCTGGGGCGGCCTCGCCGATCGGCGCGGTCGCAAGCTGATGCTGCTGCGTTCGGCGCTGGGCATGGCCATCGTGATGGTCCTGATGGGCATGACACAAAATATCTGGCAATTTTTGGCGTTGCGCGCGCTACTGGGGTTATTGGGAGGATTCATCCCAAACGCCAATGCGCTGATCGCCACCCAGGTACCGCGTAACCGCAGCGGCTGGGCGCTGGGCACCCTGTCGACCGGCGGCGTCAGCGGCGCACTGATCGGGCCGCTGATCGGTGGTTTGCTGGCAGACAGCTATGGCTTGCGGCCGGTATTTTACATTACCGCGGCGGTGCTGTTGGTGTGCTTTATCCTGACGCTGTTTTTCGTTAAAGAGCGGTTCACGCCGGTGCAAAAGAAAGACATGCTAGATGCACGGCAAGTTTTTTCCTCACTGAAAAACCCCAGGTTGATTCTGGCGCTGTTCGTGACCACGATGATTATTCAGGTCGCCAGCGGCTCGATAGCACCGATCCTCACGTTGTATGTCCGCGATCTGGCCGGAGATATTGCTAATCTGGCATTTGTCAGCGGCTTGATCGCCTCCGTTCCGGGCGTTGCCGCGCTGCTCAGCGCGCCAAGACTGGGTAAGTTGGGCGACAGAATCGGCCCAGAACGCATTTTGGTGTGCATGCTGATATTTTCGGTACTGTTGCTGATCCCGATGGCGCTGGTACAGACGCCGTGGCAACTCGGCGTGTTGCGCTTTTTGCTGGGGGCTGCGGACGGTGCCCTACTTCCGGCAGTGCAAACCCTGCTGATCTATAACTGCACCAATCAGGTCGCCGGCAGAATTTTCAGCTATAACCAATCATTTCGAGACGTTGGTAACGTCACCGGTCCCTTGCTCGGTGCGGCAGTTTCCGCCAGTTACGGCTTTAGGGCGGTATTCTGCGTAACCGCCGTCGTGGTGTTGTTCAATGCGGTTTACTCGTGGTGGTGCCTGCAGCGCCGCCGCCCGAAACACCACGAGGACGATAGCTTGCAGCAAGAACCTTAA
- a CDS encoding rhodanese-related sulfurtransferase, producing the protein MPVLHNRISNEELKARMLAETEPRTTVSFYKYFTLDDPKAFRDSLYLQFEKLKVFGRIYVAKEGINAQISVPQSNFEAFKATLFASHPALNQVRLNIALEDDGKSFWVLRLKVRDRIVADGIDDASFNPADVGEYLKADRVNEMIDDPDTLFVDMRNHYEYEVGHFENAIEVPSDTFRDQLPMAVDMLQDNKDKKIVMYCTGGIRCEKASAYMRHNGFKNVYHVEGGIIEYARRAKEQGLPLKFIGKNFVFDERMGERISDDVIAHCHQCGEPCDTHTNCKNDGCHLLFIQCPSCAAKFEGCCSEICREELKLPREEQRARRAGRENGIKIFNKSKGLLQTTMHIPAPEEK; encoded by the coding sequence ATGCCAGTGTTACATAACCGAATCTCTAACGAGGAATTGAAGGCGCGCATGCTGGCCGAAACCGAGCCGCGCACCACAGTTTCTTTTTATAAATACTTCACGCTCGACGATCCCAAGGCGTTTCGCGACAGCCTGTATCTTCAGTTCGAAAAACTGAAGGTCTTCGGCCGCATTTATGTGGCGAAAGAGGGCATCAATGCGCAAATCAGCGTGCCACAGAGCAACTTTGAGGCGTTCAAGGCCACGTTATTTGCCAGCCACCCGGCGTTGAATCAGGTACGTCTGAATATTGCGCTGGAAGACGACGGTAAATCGTTTTGGGTGCTGCGCCTGAAGGTGCGCGATCGCATCGTGGCTGACGGCATTGATGATGCCAGCTTCAATCCGGCCGACGTCGGTGAATATCTGAAGGCCGATCGGGTCAACGAAATGATCGACGATCCGGATACGTTGTTCGTCGATATGCGCAACCACTACGAATACGAAGTGGGCCATTTCGAAAACGCCATTGAAGTGCCTTCTGACACCTTCCGCGATCAGTTGCCGATGGCCGTCGACATGTTGCAGGACAATAAAGACAAAAAGATCGTCATGTACTGCACCGGCGGTATTCGCTGTGAAAAGGCCAGCGCCTACATGCGCCACAATGGCTTCAAGAACGTTTATCACGTGGAAGGCGGCATTATCGAATACGCCCGACGGGCGAAAGAGCAGGGCCTGCCGTTGAAGTTTATCGGCAAGAACTTTGTGTTCGACGAGCGGATGGGGGAGCGCATTTCTGATGACGTGATTGCCCACTGTCACCAGTGCGGCGAGCCGTGTGATACTCACACCAACTGCAAGAATGACGGCTGCCATTTGCTGTTTATTCAGTGCCCGAGCTGTGCGGCCAAGTTTGAAGGCTGTTGCAGTGAGATTTGTCGCGAAGAGCTGAAACTGCCGCGCGAAGAGCAGCGCGCACGCCGCGCCGGTCGCGAAAATGGCATCAAAATCTTTAATAAATCAAAAGGTTTGTTGCAGACGACGATGCATATTCCGGCACCGGAAGAGAAGTAA
- a CDS encoding AraC family transcriptional regulator has protein sequence MLYHHDYLPENQSIVPFAKDYQHGDIEPDHHHNCAQLIHCLSGVVQINTRLGSWVVPPGRGVWLPARVEHNLRFTGKVAVRTLFVDPLARADLPAQCQVVQISPLLRELIVSALDIPANYASGGREERIMELILDELRMMPMLPLHLPEPRDRALLALCQHIQGSLAQPWTLEQAARHINVSGRTLARRFQRETGLRYGDWLRRARLLAALNALASGHSVLSVALDLGYDSPSAFSAMFRRQLGVAPSVYFSQPQPVVASDSAPPR, from the coding sequence ATGCTTTATCACCATGATTACCTGCCGGAAAATCAATCCATTGTGCCATTCGCCAAGGATTATCAGCACGGTGACATCGAACCCGATCACCACCATAACTGCGCACAGCTGATCCACTGCCTGAGCGGCGTGGTACAGATCAATACCCGACTCGGCAGTTGGGTAGTGCCGCCTGGCCGCGGGGTATGGTTGCCGGCACGGGTCGAACACAACCTGCGCTTTACCGGCAAGGTGGCGGTCAGAACGCTGTTCGTCGATCCGCTGGCTCGCGCCGATCTGCCCGCCCAGTGTCAGGTAGTGCAGATCTCGCCGCTGCTGCGTGAACTGATCGTCAGCGCGTTGGACATTCCCGCAAACTATGCGTCTGGCGGTCGTGAAGAGCGCATTATGGAGTTGATTCTCGATGAGTTGCGCATGATGCCCATGTTGCCGCTGCATCTCCCCGAACCTCGCGACCGGGCCTTGCTGGCACTGTGCCAGCATATTCAAGGCTCGCTGGCGCAACCCTGGACGCTGGAGCAGGCCGCACGGCATATCAACGTCAGCGGCCGTACCCTGGCGCGTCGTTTTCAGCGCGAAACCGGTCTGCGCTACGGCGATTGGCTGCGTCGCGCACGCCTGTTGGCCGCCCTCAACGCGTTGGCCAGCGGGCACTCGGTGCTGTCGGTAGCGCTGGATCTTGGCTATGACAGCCCGAGCGCTTTTAGCGCGATGTTCCGTCGCCAACTGGGCGTCGCGCCCAGCGTTTATTTCAGCCAGCCGCAACCGGTGGTGGCGTCAGATAGCGCCCCGCCACGTTGA
- a CDS encoding VOC family protein produces the protein MTTRDAVLRIARPTDQLEAIASLYCQGLGFRRLGEFYDHQGFDGIMVGHPHHAYHLEFTHHHGVRVGRAPTQDNLLVFYLPDETRWRERCQQMLAAGFRQVAAYNPYWQVNGVTFEDFDGYRVVLQQRAWQE, from the coding sequence GTGACCACACGTGATGCCGTGCTGCGCATTGCGCGGCCAACCGACCAGCTTGAGGCTATCGCCAGCCTGTATTGCCAGGGATTGGGATTCCGCCGGCTGGGTGAGTTTTACGATCATCAGGGTTTTGACGGCATTATGGTCGGCCATCCGCACCATGCCTATCACCTTGAGTTTACCCATCATCACGGTGTACGGGTGGGGCGAGCGCCGACGCAGGACAATTTGCTGGTGTTCTATCTGCCTGACGAGACGCGGTGGCGCGAGCGCTGTCAGCAGATGCTGGCCGCCGGCTTTCGTCAAGTCGCCGCGTACAATCCCTACTGGCAAGTCAATGGCGTCACCTTTGAGGATTTTGATGGTTATCGCGTAGTGCTGCAACAACGGGCGTGGCAGGAATAA